One window of the Dreissena polymorpha isolate Duluth1 chromosome 5, UMN_Dpol_1.0, whole genome shotgun sequence genome contains the following:
- the LOC127831065 gene encoding zinc finger protein 558-like produces MVLSRVTCDFTKRRSIAVSVTVRCLRVFFTKHQCLHNAHFCGVCRKEFSTSSRLNEHMNVHLGATPFACTICDRKFSKRSSLTQHYRYHRVHRSFHCENCSKKFNSKYACAVHERLHTGDNPFRCSVAGCGKRHSQKIQLKLHLCSHR; encoded by the coding sequence ATGGTTTTGTCACGCGTCACGTGCGACTTCACGAAGAGAAGATCCATTGCAGTCTCTGTGACAGTGCGGTGTCTCcgtgttttttttaccaaacaCCAGTGTCTCCACAATGCCCATTTTTGTGGCGTCTGTCGGAAGGAGTTTTCAACAAGCAGTCGCCTAAATGAACACATGAACGTCCACTTGGGAGCAACACCTTTTGCGTGCACCATTTGCGACAGGAAGTTCTCTAAAAGGTCTTCGCTGACACAGCACTACCGCTACCACAGGGTCCACCGTAGTTTCCATTGCGAAAACTGCTCTAAGAAGTTTAACAGCAAGTACGCATGCGCGGTTCACGAGAGACTCCACACGGGAGATAACCCATTTCGGTGCTCGGTTGCTGGATGCGGAAAGAGGCATTCCCAAAAGATCCAACTGAAACTTCATTTGTGCTCCCATAGATAG